The Proteus terrae subsp. cibarius genome contains the following window.
AAACACCTCAAGATGCGTCTAAAATTGAAGATGAATTGGGTGATTTACTATTTTCAGTTGTAAATTTATCTCGGCATTTAAAACAAAAACCAGAACAAGCATTAAATCGAGCATGTCGTAAATTTGAACAACGCTTTCGCTTTGTTGAAAAAACGCTCTCGGAAGATGGCATAGACATAGAAAATGCTTCATTGGAAGAGATGGAGATCTGTTGGCAGAAAGCAAAGAAACAACAGATTGAGTGAATTGTGACACGCAAATTAACGCCAGTGTGACATAAAATGCGATAAAAATAGCTTGTAACATCTCGTTTTTTCAGCTGTTTTTATAAAACTTGTTAAAAATCGAAATTATAAAAGGTAATTTCGTTTTTTTGTTTTTAGATGATTTTAAATATTGCAGTTACATTTAATTGCATTAAAAATGTGATTAACCTCAAAAAAATTAAAAGCATGATCATAAGCAAAAGATCTCGCTATAAACCTGCTACACTTAATATCGTGAAAAAAATAAAGCATCTCTTTTCTAAAAGTGGTATCTTAGCTGAAAGGATTAAGCTAAAATGCTTGAGAAATATTTTCACGGGTTTAGTTTATTGAATTTTTACTGTTTTTTCGTGTTTAAACGGATAAGTGGCGTGATGAAAAAGAACTTTATACTACTAAGAATATTTGTAGCGAAAATAAGGTTCGGGTATACTGTGTTCCCGTCCAGTTATATCCATCATCCTAATACACCTAAACTTTCAGGTTCAGCATGAAAACGAATTATATTTTTGTGACCGGCGGGGTCGTATCCTCTCTGGGTAAAGGCATTGCCGCAGCCTCTCTGGCGGCTATACTCGAAGCCCGTGGACTCAATGTCACCATGATGAAGTTGGATCCGTATATCAACGTCGATCCAGGTACTATGAGCCCAATTCAGCACGGGGAAGTCTTCGTCACTGACGATGGTGCTGAGACTGATCTCGACTTAGGACACTATGAGCGCTTTATTCGCACGAAAATGACTCGTCGTAATAACTTCACGACAGGTCGCGTATACTCTGAAGTATTACGTAAAGAGCGCCGTGGTGACTATCTTGGGGCTACAATTCAAGTTATTCCTCATATCACTAATGAAATCAAAGAACGCATCATCCGTGGCGGTGAAGGCCATGATGTCGTTTTAGTTGAAGTCGGCGGGACTGTTGGTGATATCGAATCTTTACCATTCTTAGAAGCGATTCGCCAAATGGCAGCAGAAGTGGGCCGTGAGCACACATTCTACCTACATTTAACATTAGTGCCTTATTTAGCCGCTTCTGGTGAAGTGAAAACCAAACCAACTCAGCATTCTGTAAAAGAATTACTGTCGATCGGTATTCAGCCAGATGCGTTGATTTGCCGTTCAGACCGCGTTATTCCTGCAAACGAACGTGCCAAAATTGCACTGTTCTGTAATGTGCCAGAGAAAGCGGTTATTTCATTAAAAGACGTCGATTCCATTTATAAAATCCCTGCACTATTGAAATCACAGGGATTAGATGATTATATCTGTAAACGATTCAGCTTAGATTGCCCAGTTGCAAATCTTGCAGAGTGGGAACAAGTTATTTACGAAGAAGCTAATCCTGAAGGCGAAGTAACCATTGGTATGGTTGGTAAATATGTTGAATTACCAGATGCCTATAAATCAGTGATTGAAGCATTAAAACATGGTGGTTTCAAAAGCCGTGTTACTGTAAATATCAAATTAATTGATTCACAAGACGTTGAAACCCGTGGCGTAGAAATGCTTAAAGGGTTAGATGCAATCTTAGTACCTGGTGGTTTTGGTGAACGTGGTGTTGAGGGCAAGATTATGGCTGCTCAATATGCGCGTGAAAATAAAATCCCTTACTTAGGCATTTGCTTAGGTATGCAGGTTGCTATGATTGAGTTTGCACGTAATGTTGTTGGTATGGAAGGCGCAAACTCTACTGAATTTGCACCAGATTGCAAATATCCAGTTATCGCATTAATTACTGAATGGCGCGATGAAAATGGCAACATTGAAGTGCGTTCAGATGAAAGTGATTTAGGTGGCACGATGCGCCTTGGTGCTCAGCCTTGCCATTTAAGTGGTGATAGCTTAGTTCGTACACTGTATGGCAAAAACACCATTACAGAGCGCCATCGTCACCGTTATGAAGTAAATAATCTGCTATTAAAACGTATCGAAGATGCGGGTTTACGTATTGCAGGTCGTTCAGTAGATAACAAACTGGTGGAAATTATTGAAAATCCAAACCATCCTTGGTTTGTTGCTTGTCAGTTCCACCCAGAGTTTACCTCAACGCCGCGTGACGGCCATCCGTTATTTGCAGGCTTTGTGAAAGCAGCCTTTGATAACCAAAAAGGCCTGCTGAAATAGGATATATGAGAAGAGATAGGGTATCTCTTCTCGGAAATTTAACTTGTACAGAGGAAAACCGAATGTCCAAAATCGTTAAAGTACTTGGTCGTGAAATTATTGATTCTCGTGGCAACCCAACAGTTGAAGCAGAAGTTCACTTAGAAGGTGGTTTTGTTGGTATGGCAGCTGCTCCATCAGGTGCATCAACAGGTTCTCGCGAAGCTTTAGAATTACGTGATGGTGATAAATCACGTTTCTTAGGTAAAGGTGTTCTGAAAGCGGTTTCAGCTGTTAATGGTCCAATCGCTAAAGCGATCCTTGGCCAGGATGCAAAAGACCAAGCTAACATCGATAAAATCATGATCGATTTAGACGGTACTGAAAACAAATCAAACTTTGGTGCAAACGCAATCCTAGCGGTTTCTTTAGCAAACGCAAAAGCAGCAGCTGCTGCGAAAGGTATGCCTTTGTATGAGCACATTTCTGATCTGAACGGTACTCACGGTCAATATTCTATGCCTCTGCCAATGATGAACATCATCAATGGTGGTGAGCACGCAGATAACAACGTTGATATCCAAGAATTTATGATCCAACCAGTTGGCGCACCTACTCTGAAAGAAGCAGTGCGTATGGGTTCAGAAATCTTCCATCACTTAGCAAAAGTGCTGAAAGCAAAAGGTATGAACACAGCTGTTGGTGACGAAGGTGGTTATGCGCCAAACTTAGAATCTAACGCTGCTGCATTAGCTGCTATCAAAGAAGCCGTTGAGAAAGCTGGTTACGTTTTAGGTAAAGACGTTACTCTGGCTATGGACTGTGCAGCTTCTGAGTTCTACAACAACGAAACTGGTAACTACGAACTGAAAGGCGAAGGCAAAACCTTCACTTCACAAGAGTTCACTCATTACTTAGAAGAACTGACTAAACAATACCCAATCGTTTCTATCGAAGATGGTTTAAACGAATCTGACTGGGATGGTTTTGCATACCAAACTAAAGTTCTTGGTGACAAAATCCAACTGGTTGGTGACGACCTGTTTGTAACTAACACTAAGATCCTGAAAGAAGGTATCGACAAAGGCATCGCTAACTCAATTCTGATCAAATTTAACCAAATCGGTTCACTGACAGAAACTTTAGCAGCAATCAAAATGGCGAAAGATGCAGGCTACACAGCTGTTATCTCTCACCGTTCTGGTGAAACAGAAGATGCAACTATCGCTGACTTAGCAGTTGGTACAGCAGCTGGCCAAATCAAAACAGGTTCTATGAGCCGTTCTGACCGTGTTGCTAAATATAACCAACTGATCCGTATCGAAGAAGCATTAGGTAACAAAGCACCTTTCAACGGTTTGAAAGAAGTTAAAGGCCAAGCATAATCTTGCACCTTTGATTAAAAAATCTTATTGATTGAAAAGGGGAGAGCCTTAAGTTCTCCCCTTTTTTTAATTTTTTTTCAGAAAAAACAGAATATTTATTCTTAACATCATTGAAAAAAGTGTGATGTGTAAGAGAAAATAGTGTTCAATTATTACTCTTTTATTAATAAATTGGTTAATTCTCGTGGATGAGATCCCAATTATACGTTTTGCACATTTTCAATGGTGCGAAATGTTTTTATATTTCACATATAACCTATTTCGTTAACAATTTAAGCTTAGTGAATCCAATATTCATATCAGCTAATGTGGAGTATTATCATGGACGCGTCCAATTTAGCCCCATCGGCGAAGTCGAGCCCGATAAACAAACGAGGGTTAATCATTCTGGCTATTGATGTGGTGTTATTACTACTTCTGCTAGAATTTTTACCTTATGATCCAAAGGCCAATGCAGGTTTAGCATTAATGGTGTTTGTGGGAGTGTTATGGCTGACAGAAGCCATTCACGTTACGATAACAGCATTATTTATACCTATTTTAGCCGTTGTGCTTGGGCTAATGAATACCAATGAGTCATTAAAATCATTTGCGAATCCTATCATTTTCTTATTCTTCGGTGGCTTTGCATTAGCGACAGCGCTTCATATTCAAGGGCTAGATCGCTTAATTGCTAACCGCTTGCTGATGATTGCAAAAGGTAAACTTTCAATTGCTGTATTGCTGTTATTTGGTGTTACTGCATTACTCTCAATGTGGATCAGTAACACAGCAACAGCCGCGATGATGTTACCTTTAGTGTTAGGTATCCTCTCCAACCTAGATATTCGTTCAGAGCGTAATACCTTTGTATTCGTATTATTAGGTGTTGCTTATAGTGCGAGTATTGGTGGCTTAGGTACGTTAGTGGGAAGCCCGCCAAATGCGATTGCAGCAGCTCAGCTGAACTTAGATTTTATTACGTGGATGAAGTATGGTGTCCCAATCATGCTGGTATTATTACCTATCATGTTTATTGTCATGTATCTGATGCTACGTCCTAACTTAAAACATAAGTTTGATCTGAAATTAGAAGTGTTAGAGTGGAATAACAAACGTGTTATTACCATGATCATCTTCTTGGTTACTGTATTTTGCTGGATCTTCAGCTCTTTTATTAGCAGCGCTTTTGGTGGTGTAAAAGATCTGGATACCGTTATTGCGGTCAGTGCTGCAATTGTTATCGGGGTGACTGGGGTCGCTAGTTGGAGCCAAATCCAAGAGAACACAGAGTGGGGAGTATTAATGCTGTTTGGTGGTGGTTTAACACTAAGCGCAATTTTACAATCATCTGGTGCAAGTTTAGTTATGGCTGACTTTATGAAAGATACCTTTGGTAATAGCCACTGGTTCGTGATTATCCTTGCAGTAACAACCTTCATCATCGTATTAACTGAATTTACCAGTAATACAGCGAGTGCGGCGTTATTAGTACCAATCTTTGCAACGGTTGCACAAGCATTAGGCATGCCAGTAATGGCGTTAACTATGATTATCGGTATCGGTGCATCTTGTGCGTTCATGCTACCTGTTGCAACCCCACCAAATGCGATTGTCTTTGGTTCTGGTTATATCAAACAGACAGAGATGGTACGTGTCGGTGGTGTACTGAACTTAGTGTGTATCTTAGTTATCTCTCTGTTTGCTTGGTTCTTCTGGCTATAAAGTTAATACACTAAATTAACCTAAATAGAGCGCTTGATAGTTATATCAGGCGCTTTTTTATTGCTATCGTTTGTCTATTATTTGAATTGATATCATTGAGATAAGATTAGAAAAGAAATAGAGCAAACACAGTATGTGGCATGAATTGGATAAATGGCTTTTTTATCACTTGTAAAAAAGCCATCAAGATTAAGACTAAAGATGTCATAACATTGATGGCTTTTAATCAGAATAGAAAATGAGCTAACTATTTTGTATAAAGCGTAAGTTGTGTACCGGGCTTTAACATTTTAATATCTGAGTTCCAACTCATTAATAATTTAAGGTTAATGCCGTGGCGACGGGCAATACTGTAATAAGAATCACCTTGGCGTACTTTATAGTAGCTTGGTGAAGGTTTTGTTGGTTTCGTTGTCGTGGTGCTACTGACACTACCTGCATTATGAATTTTTAATGTCTGACCAACCAGCAATGTGCTCTTTGCATTTAACCCATTAATACGCTGTAAGTCTTTGATACTCATATTATAGCGACGAGCAATAGCGTAAAAGGAATCCCCTGAACGAACCTTATAAACGCCTTCTTGCTTAATAGATTGATTCGTTTTGGCGACGGCCAAGCGAATAGTTTCTAATATAGCTTCATCTTCAAAAGCGTTACGGAATTGGTCAAGCTTATTGCGAGGCAACATAATGACATGAGGGCCATTAGGTGCAGTTATTCCACGTTTATAGCCGGGGTTATAGTCTTTCACGGTATTAATAGGTAACTGACTTAATTCAGCGACTTTACTTAACGTGATTTGCTCACCGACATCAAATGAGGCTAATGCTTTATCGCGATAGTTACTTTTTGGGAAAGTAATATCTTGTTCGTTTTCACGAATAACCTTACTTAAAGCGAGAATTTTCGGCACGTAATTCATCGTTTCTTTAGGTAAAGAAAGCGACCAATAGTCTGTTGGTAGGTTTTTACTTTCATTTGCCTTTATTGCTTGCATAACACGGCCTTCACCAGCGTTATAAGCAGCAAGGGCAAGTGCCCAATCACTATCAAACATCACATACAAACGCTCTAGTAAATCAAGAGCCGCTTTAGTTGATGCCATAACATCACGACGACCGTCATACCATTGATTTTGTGCCAAACCATAGTAATTACCCGTTATTGGTACAAATTGCCATAAACCCGCTGCATTTGCAGAAGAGGTAACATGAGGATTAAACGCACTTTCAACGACAGGAACAAGAGCAAGTTCCATCGGTAATTCACGTTTTTCAATTTCATCAATAATCGAATACATATAAGGCTCAGCGCGAGTAGCAACGCTCTGTATATGTTTGGGATTATTTAAAAAATATAATTCTTGCTGCGAGATCCTTTCATTTTCGGGGAGGTCCATTTTTAATTCACTTACTACATAACCCCATAAATTGGTTTTTACATCATATTGAGGTTGGTGAGAAGTTGAAGTCCCTTTCGTTGATATTGGTGCATTCGCAGACAAATTAGGTTTAATGTTCTCAGATTGCTGGCAACCCGCCAGTAGCAATATGGAGAACAAAATCGCTTTTGTCTTCATAATAGAAAAATTCATCCTGTGTGTTTTTTGAACCAAATGATACTTAGTGTGCCAAAATAAAACAACCAATAGGAATTAAAAGTTGTCTTTTAATTCTCTTAATTTTGTAAATGTCTTAATTGGAGCATAAGTATTAGTGGTTATACCTAAAATCCTTTGCAAATCAATATCGTCAGATTTCAAAAAAAGATTAATATTCTTTTCGTTTTTCAGTGTCATTGGCACAGTAGGTTGCAAATTTTTACGCATTTCACTAACTTGGGCTAAATAATCGGTAATAAGTGCATTTTCTGGCATGATATGATGTGCAAAGGTCATATTTGATAGGGTGTATTCATGAGCACAACAAATTAATGTGTCATCAGGTAAAGCACTCAATCTTTGTAATGAACTGAACATTTGTTGTGCGGTTCCTTCGAATAAACGGCCACAACCACCAGAAAAAAGTGTATCGCCACAAAATAAATAGGGCTCGCAATAATAAGCAACATGACCCAATGTATGGCCCGGCGTACCAATCACATTAAAAGTAAAAGAGCCAACAATAATACGCTCTTGATTATGAATAATATTTTCAGCCCCTTTACTT
Protein-coding sequences here:
- the mltD gene encoding murein transglycosylase D, coding for MKTKAILFSILLLAGCQQSENIKPNLSANAPISTKGTSTSHQPQYDVKTNLWGYVVSELKMDLPENERISQQELYFLNNPKHIQSVATRAEPYMYSIIDEIEKRELPMELALVPVVESAFNPHVTSSANAAGLWQFVPITGNYYGLAQNQWYDGRRDVMASTKAALDLLERLYVMFDSDWALALAAYNAGEGRVMQAIKANESKNLPTDYWSLSLPKETMNYVPKILALSKVIRENEQDITFPKSNYRDKALASFDVGEQITLSKVAELSQLPINTVKDYNPGYKRGITAPNGPHVIMLPRNKLDQFRNAFEDEAILETIRLAVAKTNQSIKQEGVYKVRSGDSFYAIARRYNMSIKDLQRINGLNAKSTLLVGQTLKIHNAGSVSSTTTTKPTKPSPSYYKVRQGDSYYSIARRHGINLKLLMSWNSDIKMLKPGTQLTLYTK
- a CDS encoding SLC13 family permease, translated to MDASNLAPSAKSSPINKRGLIILAIDVVLLLLLLEFLPYDPKANAGLALMVFVGVLWLTEAIHVTITALFIPILAVVLGLMNTNESLKSFANPIIFLFFGGFALATALHIQGLDRLIANRLLMIAKGKLSIAVLLLFGVTALLSMWISNTATAAMMLPLVLGILSNLDIRSERNTFVFVLLGVAYSASIGGLGTLVGSPPNAIAAAQLNLDFITWMKYGVPIMLVLLPIMFIVMYLMLRPNLKHKFDLKLEVLEWNNKRVITMIIFLVTVFCWIFSSFISSAFGGVKDLDTVIAVSAAIVIGVTGVASWSQIQENTEWGVLMLFGGGLTLSAILQSSGASLVMADFMKDTFGNSHWFVIILAVTTFIIVLTEFTSNTASAALLVPIFATVAQALGMPVMALTMIIGIGASCAFMLPVATPPNAIVFGSGYIKQTEMVRVGGVLNLVCILVISLFAWFFWL
- the pyrG gene encoding glutamine hydrolyzing CTP synthase; translation: MKTNYIFVTGGVVSSLGKGIAAASLAAILEARGLNVTMMKLDPYINVDPGTMSPIQHGEVFVTDDGAETDLDLGHYERFIRTKMTRRNNFTTGRVYSEVLRKERRGDYLGATIQVIPHITNEIKERIIRGGEGHDVVLVEVGGTVGDIESLPFLEAIRQMAAEVGREHTFYLHLTLVPYLAASGEVKTKPTQHSVKELLSIGIQPDALICRSDRVIPANERAKIALFCNVPEKAVISLKDVDSIYKIPALLKSQGLDDYICKRFSLDCPVANLAEWEQVIYEEANPEGEVTIGMVGKYVELPDAYKSVIEALKHGGFKSRVTVNIKLIDSQDVETRGVEMLKGLDAILVPGGFGERGVEGKIMAAQYARENKIPYLGICLGMQVAMIEFARNVVGMEGANSTEFAPDCKYPVIALITEWRDENGNIEVRSDESDLGGTMRLGAQPCHLSGDSLVRTLYGKNTITERHRHRYEVNNLLLKRIEDAGLRIAGRSVDNKLVEIIENPNHPWFVACQFHPEFTSTPRDGHPLFAGFVKAAFDNQKGLLK
- the gloB gene encoding hydroxyacylglutathione hydrolase, with product MELIRIPALSDNYIWLLSNENSECVIVDPSQAKPVIEMLSQRSLTPIAILLTHHHDDHVGGVAELAKKYPNIDIFGPQETQSKGAENIIHNQERIIVGSFTFNVIGTPGHTLGHVAYYCEPYLFCGDTLFSGGCGRLFEGTAQQMFSSLQRLSALPDDTLICCAHEYTLSNMTFAHHIMPENALITDYLAQVSEMRKNLQPTVPMTLKNEKNINLFLKSDDIDLQRILGITTNTYAPIKTFTKLRELKDNF
- the eno gene encoding phosphopyruvate hydratase, giving the protein MSKIVKVLGREIIDSRGNPTVEAEVHLEGGFVGMAAAPSGASTGSREALELRDGDKSRFLGKGVLKAVSAVNGPIAKAILGQDAKDQANIDKIMIDLDGTENKSNFGANAILAVSLANAKAAAAAKGMPLYEHISDLNGTHGQYSMPLPMMNIINGGEHADNNVDIQEFMIQPVGAPTLKEAVRMGSEIFHHLAKVLKAKGMNTAVGDEGGYAPNLESNAAALAAIKEAVEKAGYVLGKDVTLAMDCAASEFYNNETGNYELKGEGKTFTSQEFTHYLEELTKQYPIVSIEDGLNESDWDGFAYQTKVLGDKIQLVGDDLFVTNTKILKEGIDKGIANSILIKFNQIGSLTETLAAIKMAKDAGYTAVISHRSGETEDATIADLAVGTAAGQIKTGSMSRSDRVAKYNQLIRIEEALGNKAPFNGLKEVKGQA